Genomic segment of Polynucleobacter necessarius:
GATAAAACGGGTGCTGAAAGAAGCTGCGCATCAGCACATTGGGATCATTAAAAAATGCCGCTTCAGTACCATTTCCATGGTGGACATCAAAGTCAATAATAGCGACGCGCTCAATACCGTACGCTTCCATCGCATATCGTGCTGCTACAGCAACATTATCAAAAACACAAAATCCCATAGAGCGTGTTGGCTCCGCATGGTGACCTGGCGGGCGCACCGCACAAAACACATTTTCAACCTCACCCTTCATTACGGCGTCCACACCAGCAATAGCAGCGCCCGCAGCTCGCAGAGCGGCACTCCAGGTATGAGGGTTCATAATAGTGTCACCATCGAGCATGAAGTAACCGCTAGCAGGCGAACGCTCTTTAACAAAGGCAATATGATCTGGGCTGTGAACTAACTCCAATTGATCTTCAGTTGCTAGTGGCGCATCTAAATGATGCAGAAAGTGATCTACACCACTGCGAATCAGTTGATCATTAATTGCCTGAATGCGCTCTGGGCATTCAGGATGATGACTACCCATCTCATGCTTTAGAAAGTCTGGATGAGTTATGTATCCTGTTGTCATTACTAGAAATCCTCAATAACAAAACTATTATTTTTATAATTTAATCAAACCTAGCAAAACATCAAAAACCCAATTTCTTATCCATGAATTTTCGCGTCTCCTACCTCACCTCAACATTCCTCATAGCGCTTCTACTTGGCGCATGCTCTAGCATCCCTACTCAGCAAGTTAGCCCTACAGAGACTATCGTAAATCAGTCTGAAGATGTCGCAACAGAAGCCCGTTTTAGCCAAAATCTCAATCAATTAATCACTCAAATTGCCCAAACCCAGGGAATCCCTCAGACCAGCCTGGAATTAGGCTTCTCCGATGCTAAAACGATTCCTTCCATACGCAAATTGGTGTTACCCCCATCGGGCAGCTTTAAGAAGAATTGGGTCGCCTATCGCAAGCGTTTTATAGAGCCAGTTCGCATTAGGGCTGGCAAGGCCTTTTGGGAACAAAACCAGGCATTCTTAAGCACGGTTGAACAGGAATCAGGTGTCCCAGCCGAAATCATCGTCTCCATTATTGGTATTGAAACCATCTATGGCCGTCAAACTGGAAACTTCCGGGCCAAGGATGCACTTTCTACATTAGCCTTCAGCTACCCAGATACACCTAACAAAGCCAGTAGAGAGCAGCTCTTTAAAGACCAGCTTCAAGAACTTATTCTGATGTGCTGGACCGAGGGGGGTGGTAACTTGCCTGCCAACAATAGCAAGCAAGGATTGAACCAGGCACGGTTTAATGCCTGCCTAAATCAGAACAGCTCCTATGCTGGTGCCATTGGCTTACCCCAATTCATGCCAAGCAGTATTCGCAGCTTCGCAGTAGATGGCGATGGTGATGGGCGTATTGATCTCAAACAAAGCCTTCAGGATGCTATTGCTAGCGTAGCTAACTTTATGAGAAAACATGGCTGGCAGCCTGGCATGCCGATTTACTTCCTCGTACAGGTAGGAGCAATCAGTGAGGCAAGAGCCCTAGCCGATGGAGAACCTAAACTGAAGTACTCGGTTCAAGAACTCATCGCAAAAGGCATCCTCACTAAAGAGC
This window contains:
- a CDS encoding histone deacetylase family protein; protein product: MTTGYITHPDFLKHEMGSHHPECPERIQAINDQLIRSGVDHFLHHLDAPLATEDQLELVHSPDHIAFVKERSPASGYFMLDGDTIMNPHTWSAALRAAGAAIAGVDAVMKGEVENVFCAVRPPGHHAEPTRSMGFCVFDNVAVAARYAMEAYGIERVAIIDFDVHHGNGTEAAFFNDPNVLMRSFFQHPFYPYSGLDGASNMVNVPLPASTRGDVVRSIVEEQWLPRLRDFEPELIIISAGFDAHREDDLGQMGLVEDDYAWMTRQLKGIANQYAQGRIVSCLEGGYNLSALGRSVVAHVKALADI
- a CDS encoding lytic transglycosylase domain-containing protein yields the protein MNFRVSYLTSTFLIALLLGACSSIPTQQVSPTETIVNQSEDVATEARFSQNLNQLITQIAQTQGIPQTSLELGFSDAKTIPSIRKLVLPPSGSFKKNWVAYRKRFIEPVRIRAGKAFWEQNQAFLSTVEQESGVPAEIIVSIIGIETIYGRQTGNFRAKDALSTLAFSYPDTPNKASREQLFKDQLQELILMCWTEGGGNLPANNSKQGLNQARFNACLNQNSSYAGAIGLPQFMPSSIRSFAVDGDGDGRIDLKQSLQDAIASVANFMRKHGWQPGMPIYFLVQVGAISEARALADGEPKLKYSVQELIAKGILTKEQGDLQLGGVEPQSKAHIVDLPYPDKDGSDQVRYVVGLNNFLTIVQYNRSYFYAQSVAEFAEALGYKNQSVVPTTGTKAKSETKSVEPAKSKPKKSASKKKQKQA